A stretch of the Actinoalloteichus fjordicus genome encodes the following:
- a CDS encoding NAD(P)H-dependent oxidoreductase, translated as MKVLWIFAHPEPRSLNGALRDEGLRTLTALGHEHRQSDLYAMGWNPVVDAADFDHDPTSRLVVGSTSRRAFENRTLSADIRLEQEKLDWADAVIVHFPLWWYGMPAILKGWFDRVFVKGFAYGVREPGPDGRTLRYGEGRMAGKRAMIITSAGSGEAALGPRGVNGDLDELLFPIQHGTLWYTGLSVLPPLAVYGADRLPDAEYADAAAELRERLRTLATATPIPFRRQNHGDYDNGVLRPDLAAGRRGLSVHQTT; from the coding sequence ATGAAGGTGCTGTGGATCTTCGCCCACCCCGAACCCCGGTCCCTCAACGGCGCACTCCGCGACGAGGGACTCCGCACCCTCACCGCACTCGGACATGAACACCGCCAGTCCGACCTCTACGCCATGGGCTGGAACCCCGTCGTCGACGCCGCCGACTTCGATCACGACCCGACCAGCCGACTCGTCGTAGGCTCCACCTCCCGGCGGGCCTTCGAGAATCGAACACTCAGCGCCGACATCCGCCTCGAACAGGAGAAACTCGACTGGGCCGACGCCGTCATCGTGCACTTCCCGCTCTGGTGGTACGGCATGCCCGCGATCCTCAAGGGCTGGTTCGACCGGGTCTTCGTCAAGGGCTTCGCCTACGGAGTCCGCGAGCCAGGGCCCGACGGCCGCACCCTCCGGTACGGCGAGGGCAGGATGGCAGGCAAGCGAGCGATGATCATCACCAGCGCAGGCTCCGGCGAGGCCGCCCTCGGCCCTCGCGGCGTCAACGGCGATCTCGACGAACTCCTGTTCCCGATCCAGCACGGCACGCTCTGGTACACCGGCCTGTCGGTGCTGCCGCCGCTGGCCGTCTACGGGGCGGATCGTCTTCCCGACGCGGAGTACGCCGATGCCGCAGCCGAGCTGCGGGAACGCCTCCGCACCTTGGCTACGGCCACGCCGATCCCGTTCCGCCGCCAGAACCACGGCGACTACGACAACGGTGTCCTGCGTCCCGATCTGGCAGCGGGACGCCGAGGGCTGAGCGTGCACCAGACGACGTGA